CTTTCTGAAAACGTTGAGCTCAAAGGTAAAAGTCAACGAGAGAATCCACAGATTAGGGTGTTCAAGACATCCGTAGATCCAAGCAAGACCACTGGACTGCAAAATGTAAGCAAAGGAAAACAGAAACACTCTTCTCCCTCTCAGAGATTTCACCGTCAGGCATCACACGAGTCCTGTGTCAAGGAAAGACATAACGAAAACCTTATACCCAGACACAGACCATGCTCCCTAAACCTTGATTTGGGACACAAAGGTGTCAGAGACATTTCAAATTGTCACTACCTAAAACAAAATGCACGGGAAGCGTTGGACCCACAAGAGCATCCTGGTGGATCATCTCTGGAGTTGGACCTGTTCCTAAGCTGCTCTCAGGCACCCATGCGACGCAACTCGGCACCAGTTAGCGTTTCTTCGGTTCGCACTGCGTTCATGATTAAAACCTGTCAGGCCAAAGCTGTGCCTGTTATTCCACCAAAAATTCAGTACAGCCACATACCTCATCCCCCACCTTCTGAGCAAAGCCATAAAAGCCCCACCAATAAGAAACCTGTAAAGAGCAAGCTGGGGAAAGCCGGTTCTGCGCCACCTCTCCAGAAAGTCCGAAATTCCAAAGAGGAGCAGAAGAGTTGTGAGCCACCACGCCAGATGTCCAAGGAGAACGTAAATGAGACTTGGAAACCAACACCCATCCCAGATCTCCCAGTACTGCGAAGGAAGCGATCTGCTAACGGGGACACGTTTATGGACCGCCCTAGACCCGAACGTTCATCGTTGCTTCAAAGATCGTCCTTCAGAAACCGTCCGAGGCCTCAAAGCCTTATTCTCTTCAGCCCCCCGTTTCCAATCATAGACTATCATTCGGGAGGAGGAGATGATAAACTGGCCCTGTCACCTATTAAAGCCGAAGTCTCACCGTTTGATGTCTACGCAAAGGAACTTGCCGAAAACTTCAGTACTCCTGAGGGGGTGACTATGCGTAACAAAATGACTTTGCCAAAGAGCGGACAGAGGCTGGAAACCTCGACCAGTTGCTTCTACCAGCCACAGAGGAGGTCCATGATATTTGACAACAGAAGTAACAGGCAAATTGAGTGACCATCGAGTGATAACTAAAGAATGTTTAGGGGTTATCATGCATACATAACAGAACACACATGATGCTCGGAAATCAAGGTGCCTTTCCTGATAAAACAGAAGTATTGTAAGTATTGAGCTTTGTGTAAAATGCTGCTGCTAAGGATTTATACTAGATATGTATTTCTATGTTACTCTTTGAGAACTAAAACATGCCTCAGGAGATGCCTAGGAAATTTAGCAGACTCCCGTATGTCAATACCAAATGTATGTCCATACTGTATCCCAACTGAAATGGACCCATTCCTTTCCCAAAAGCTTTAATGTCTGTTGCTATTTTATCTTGCTTGTTTAcaattgaaaatataaaatgtctTTAATCTACATGATTGAATATGACATTGAGCATGACTACCAACAAGAACATTCAACTATTACAATTGTTTTTGTACAAAAATGGCAACaaccatcatttatttattctgcagtgttttgttttattgtcatacttttttattttcagtattgTATACAAAACTGTACAAATCGATTTGTACAAATGTTTAAAGTATGGTTTCAAGACGGTTTCAAATAAGACCTGGATATTTCCAACATTAATTCCTATTCTGCTCTACCTTTTGTTGGTCTGTAATTAcagttttaatattttcaaattatGCGGTTAACTAGTTAGAGatttataaagaaaactatGTGATGTTGAGATGGCAAAAAATGGGAAATATAAtgaatattttgttatatagaAACTGTAAAGCAGAATAATTTGGGCGATACTTTTTGAATCAGGCAGTGATTATGAAAGCTGTCAGTTATTGTAACcaaaaacattaacattgtTATCTGCCCTTAATAATCAAATGGGATTTATTGTATGTATATTCcttccaaaaaatatataataaaaatactttatatgTAACGTGAACCTGTACAATATGTGTTTCAACTGAAAATAGTTTCAAATGCAAAAGTCATTTAAGGACACCAAAGTATTTGTTTTCATTAGTCATGgtttatatttctatttgcatATTTTCCGCAGTTAGTACATATACATTAGAACTTGTTATACATGTTAAACTCATTAAAGCAGATGGGAACTGTgaatatcaaataaatgcaaatgtaaacaCACAAATCCAGTTGAACAGACAAATGCATTTATTATCAAATTTATACGATTGGCATTGCATCTTTGATGATGGTGAATTTTACAGAAACAGAACCGCATTGAATATCCTCATTGCAATGTCCTAATATACTACAGAAGATAGTAAATGCAAGAGCTGTACTAATCCCAGAAAAATGTGAGTCGAGAAAAGAATCAAACGTATAGCATCCCTTGAGTTTTCTGTTTTATGAAATTGGAGTGAAATCTTATGCTAAACTGGTTTTGAAACACCAGATGATCCACCAGAGAGAATGTACGGTAGATAACTACAGAACACACTGTAAGAGGAGCCAACTATAAACAAAGACGTCCTTTACTTATGCAGTCAAAATCCATCATGGAAATTTGAGTACAGTGTAAAAGCCAGCTGCTTTTGTGCATGTGGCAAATGTCCAGCGAACTATTTGCCTGAGAAAACCTGGTATGTATAGACTGCAAAATGTTTTGACTATAGTTCACTTATAGGAAAAAGAAAAGAacacatgcaaatctttccatTGTGAttctgaaataataataataaaaatcggTCAGTAATTGCTTATAGAGATTTTTACCTGAAATGTTTacctattaaaatatttttctttgtcaAATACACTCAAAAACTACTTTATTGAGACCATACAGCATGATTTGAAAGCGAATGAGTGTGTGTAATACAATAGAACGTGTCATACAAttggaaaaaacaaaaataaataattctaCAAAATTCCAAAAACAGTTGCTTGGAAACAACAATGCTGAATCACTGAATCAATAAGCATAAACACTTTCAGTTTTTCTGCAAGGTCCTTGTTAATTTGTTTTGAAATTCATTATGATTTCAGAAATGTATTACGTGACTCGTCGCGGATTTTAATCTTCATTTGCACctgcaaaagtttttaaagtAAGTTGTGATTAGTGATGTATAATAACTTTTCACAAATTGCAACTGTAAATCATAACTATTTCATCGGAGGAGGAAAAAATGCATCCAAATGATGTTTATAAATGCTGAGAACCCCATTCACACATTTAATggtttggtaacactttacaataagtttgtgttttgtcAACATCAATAAATGCACTAGCTAACATGTACTAACATTGATCAATAccgcatttattaatcttagttaatgccaatacagttattcatgttacttcatggtgcattaactaatgttaatagTTGCAACtttcaattttaaaatgtatacctaaatgctgaaataaacatgaactaagattaataaatgctgtataagtattgttcattgttagttcatgttacctattgcattaatgttaacaaatacaaccttgtaATAAAGTGTTAACAATTGTCATCCCATGATAGTGACTAGAGTAGtatgcaaaatattaaacattctcctttttttttacatatcaaACAAGTATAAACGACTGGTATATATTGTCAGGTCATGAAGAAACATTTGAATACCACACATTTGTATATAGTCTGGCCGAAAATAATCAAATGAAATCGGCATATAAGAGCATAAAACATTAGAATGaagaataaaattaaaaaggATACCTGTTCTAACATGAACTGGAGAGGATCGTCAGGTCTATTCAATATCAGATTCTCTGTGATCTCCTAAAAGAGGACAAAGAGAAAAATATTGAGGACAGTTTTTAATGAGAAACAGTTTGATTCTGAATCTCTTCATATTAAACAGGGCTGGAGTTAATAATCACATCTGGTCACACTGACTGTTTGTAGACAAAGATTGCTATTATTATTGTTAAGTGATGCGCAACAGTTATGAAACAACGTGTCGTCGTTTAACGTTAACTGCTTGAGGTAGAAGCTACAAACAAGCAAAGTTTATTGAAGTAGGCTATATCTTTCcttcgccattttgtgctgagCAATTCATCTCTGTCTACCATTTTCATCGTAAGTAAGTTAAATATCAATGCTTTGTTTATCCTCACCTGGAAAATCTGAAGAATATTGTTGCTTTCCATATAGCGCACCGAGCGCTCGTACGGTTCCGTACACACCGGGCTCGGACGAACAGACTCTGTGATAAGCACACCCGAATCTGCCATCTCATAAAGTTTATGCTGCAACCAACATTAAACTTTACTTTTGCTTTGCAACATTACTCACATTTTCAGTGTTCACTTTGTGACTTGTGAAAtgcgttactttaaaaaaaaacaacaacaaaagaaaAGTTTAGTACCTTTAACCCCTTGAATACAGAAACGGGAGCGCGCGTGTGTGAAATATATCTAAGGCACTTGAAATGTCACCCCGTAACCCCTGGCAACTGTACACAAAGGACACGGATGATGTCATAGGCGAGAAGACAGCAGTTGCCCAGGATAGCGCCTGTGATAAAGACTAGTGAGgggtttagttttttatttataaacatacaACTATGTTCGTTTTAAACATTGTCAGCTTTGCAGTAAAAGTTtgcggttgtgtgtgtgtttggaaaAGTTTTTACCTCAAGAGACCTTCAGTCAGCGTTTACAATTCGAATGACGAGGGGAgggagtgagagggagggaggagCGAACCGTCGGTTTCTAGGTTGCGAGTCGTCCTTAGCTGACACTTCGGCCTACAAAGGGTGCGCGCTATGTAGGGCAGACGGTACGCGTGTCCCCCGGTGAACCCCCGGTTAAAACACGCTGTTGTTCGGGTGTGTATCCGGCAGGGGGAACTCATTATCAAGAAAAGTGGGCACCAAACCGGAAAGCTCAGTGATATAGAGATGGATTGTTGTATGTGACGAAATATTTACATGGGCCAAGGTCGAggcttaaaataaataatcaataaatagGGAAGAATTAACTGGTTGTTGCCCAAATTAAATTTACTGTAGTAGTATTATTATTGTAAACTAGTTAAATGACTATATTATAGTGTTTTTGAATCATAGTAAACATAAAGTGCAGGTGCTACTACAGTACAGTTTATAAATTTACTAATATTACAGAATACTTAAGGACACATTAACAAGTATACTAATTACTATAATAAACTACAATTTACTATATTCGTTAGTAcagtaaatgttaatgtatagcCTATTACAGTATTTTTCCAATAGTCTTTTTGTCAAAACAACACCTTATAATGGACGATTTTAGTCACAATTAACACTACACATGTCTGATTACAATATCTAAACATAATATATTATTTGTGTAACCTACGTTTATTTCAGGTCATCCCCGTCATCAGACCATCAAACGACACGATTAAAAAAATCGAGGATTATGTTGTTATTGCTAATAATTGTAACGCGATTTGTAAGCGCAAACAGTAACAGTAAATAGACGTCAAATTTAGTGGCTGAACTAAAAATCACTTCGTCTCGTGTGCTGATTATTCCTAGTCTAGACTACAGACGACCGCGCGCGCGcgtgcacacgcacacacctgTCTTTTTCTAGAGGGGGGGGTGTGGGAGGGGGCGCCCGGGGTAGTAGGGGACTCGTGCAATACTATGGCGTTATTTCGTGTCACTCACAATGACTCCGCGAACGCATTGGCGAACCAAAAAATTGGTGTCGCCTCTCTTCTTCTGATTGGCCGGCAATACCGTCAGCGCTCTCCCTACGCTGGCCTGAGGTCAGCCGGGGacgttaaaaaataaataaatgagaaaaTAGAAATGCGTAGAAAGTAAAAGGCACGGCGAGCAATCTAGCTTGTTGGTTCGCACGCTGACGAGCGGACGCGTTATCCAATGCGATTGCCCCGATGAAATTTTAAGAACTGTACTGACGTCGCCCTTAACCAATCTAAAGTCTATAAACCATCCCCGCGCACGATCCTCGTAACTGCCCCTTTGATCGAGGATGGGACGGTGGACTTCTGGGAGTTTGATTCGCGCGTATAAAAGCCAAAAGATGCGAATTACGCGCATTAGTGCGCGTGCTTGATTCACGTTCGGAAATCGAGGCATAATACAAAACTCCTCAAGAGTGGGAATCACGAGCAATAGTTAACGGAAAACGGTGCGCTCGTCCCGTGACCCATCTTTCAGAAACTGAGGATGCACAGTATCCATGATGGTTCAAACGTAACAATCGCGCAAAGGGCAACATAGTTTCACTTTCAGAGCCACAATGGAGACGGTTTCAGCGCTCCACGCCGCGCGGATAGGGAGGGCGTGCGCCTCAACGATTGGGGTAAAGTCATGTTGAACGATTTATATCGCGACCTACGTGCTTCAAGAAAGTCCATTCTGTTCCAATCGCCAGCAGAAAGGCGTGGCCGCCCAAAATCTTCGACGAATCGTGAAAAAATGGGAGGGCGCGAGCGATCTGCGTGATGTCCTCTCTGAAGGTAGGCTGCAGCGTGTGTTTATTGATGAGATGAAAGAAGATGGAAGTGAGAAATGAAACAAAGTAAGGGACAATATTAATAAACTCAGTCCTTGCCGGGGAAAACCGGGAAAGCTGTGAAGCGCTGTAGCCACTGGAGAAAAAAGACCCTTAGAACAGCAGGTAAGAGAAATTGGGAGGGGGTGGGCGCTTCTACTATTTATGTTAGTCTATTTATAAGAAGTGTAATCGCTTGCATTACCCCTGATATGATATGGGAGAAAACTTAAGCGTGAAACATATGCTCGTCTATCGCAAAAGCAAGGATTCCGCTTTTATTATAGTCAGTATTTCGCACGCAAACCACGGTGGAAGTAAAACTTAATGAAATTGTATTTGGATTGTCACTCGGGATTGTATGGTTTGTAGGGAGCCCTCTTAAACATCTGACATTAAACAAAAAGGCGCGTGGTTGTCTGAAGTGACGTCTCAGGTAAAAGGACCCTATTATTTCTTGTCTCGTCGCTCATTTTCTAATTCTTGAAAAGTTGTCGGGTTAAGGACACTTTGGATGTAGTTTTTATCAGCATTATTCTTTTCTACGCAAGTGTAAGAGGTACAACACTGAACCACTGTACAGCACGAAAAGCACAATACGACTCAAACGGAGCCGCTAGGGACTTCCCTGCTTACCACCAAAATATTTGATcgaataaaaaaacaaggttTAAAGCGCGCGAGTGCTACAATCTAACATGTTCAATTTCATCACTAGACGAGATGGAAAAGAGCTGTTTGACAAAATCCACTCGCTTATCTCAAATTTTCAGGGCTGGTGCGAATATTTTATTGACCCCGGTAGATGTGCACCGTAGCCTTTGGTTTCGGGCTAACGGAGACGAACGTAATATTGTTCTGGATGTTGTTGTTTTACGTAGCCTATGTGTTGTACTTGTTCGGAGAAAGTACGGAGTTTGGGAGGGAGTGTATGTGGCGCTTTTACTACGTCCGTTATTTGGCATCATTAAATTGGGATACGCAAGAAGTGAGCGAAATTTCAGTCGCTTATCCGAGTGCGTAAAGAAACCGAAATAGTAGCCTAGTTTCAGGGGGGAAAGACAAATGCCCATCTGCCTCGTTTTCTAATGCGTTTTACTTACTGAATGACCTCCTTTTGACTCCGCGTCGCGAACTGCCAGCTTGTTGCCCGTAACGCACGCATTTGTAGGCTATAAGCAAACAATAAAACACACGGCCATTTTAACCCAACAAACTTAAGCtagtttttaatttttggagCTACGGGGCCTTGAAGCGGCGGTCCGAGGGCAGTATTGTTATCTGTGTGTGGCACGAGACGGCGGGTATGAGAAGCGTGACATTGGCCCGTAGAGGAACAAACGCACCAGTCGCTTGTTCATTAATTTATCATTCACAAATGCGCGTGCAAGCTAAAGTATAATGCCGTGTTATAAAATGCCTGGCTTATATAATCTGTTTATTTATAGCGAGTGACATGG
The sequence above is drawn from the Misgurnus anguillicaudatus chromosome 22, ASM2758022v2, whole genome shotgun sequence genome and encodes:
- the LOC129441098 gene encoding testis-specific expressed protein 55; its protein translation is MADSGVLITESVRPSPVCTEPYERSVRYMESNNILQIFQEITENLILNRPDDPLQFMLEQVQMKIKIRDESRNTFLKS